In Streptomyces canus, one DNA window encodes the following:
- a CDS encoding glycosyl hydrolase family 95 catalytic domain-containing protein, whose product MTPDPSRRGVLALTAALAALPTFTATAAPQRPADAPALDADPRHRLRWQAPADEHSMIEQGLPVGNGRLGALASNDPGRELLLVTDATLWTGGLNDILDADGQFPYGRQDFGSFTLLARLTVDIPDHDLSAVSGYRRTLDLAQGVNETSYVRSGVTYRRQIFASHPDDVIVLHFGQSGGGRYTGTITLEGTHGEEPAVSFGATLPNGLRYGAAIAAYGSGGSVTVEGPRIGFTGCRELTVVLSGGTDYAPDAAAHFRDPSLDPHKLARAKVRAAARHSANTLLHTHTADHHALFGQLDVSLGTSSAEQRSLDTWERLRARARDGVPDPELEAQYLQFGRYLMIAGSRGSLPLGLQGLWLDGNDPDWMGDYHTDINIQMNYWAADRTGLSPCFDTFTDYCLAQLPSWTDLTRRLFNDPRNRYRNSTGKNAGWTVAISTNPFGGGGWWWHPAGNAWLCNSLWEHYEFTASRAHLEKIYPLLRGACEFWEARLLTTTLPGTSREVLIADSDWSPEHGPLDAKGITYAQELVWALFGNYCTAAAELRKDAEFAATIAGLRKRLHLPQVSPTTGWLEEWMSPDNLGETTHRHLSPLVGLFPGDRIRPDGSTPADLVEGATALLTARGMESFGWANAWRALCWARLKNADKAYQLVVNNLRPSGGGSNGTAFNLFDIYQVEQGRGIFQIDANLGTPAAMIEMLLYSRPGHLELLPALPDAWAASGSLTGARARGGFVVDLRWRDGKPTEARIRSAGGRTTTVAYAGSARTVTLKPGATVTLKGFDR is encoded by the coding sequence CGAACACTCGATGATCGAACAGGGCCTGCCCGTCGGCAACGGCCGCCTCGGCGCCCTCGCGAGCAACGACCCCGGCCGCGAACTCCTTCTCGTCACCGACGCCACCCTGTGGACCGGCGGCCTCAACGACATCCTCGACGCCGACGGCCAATTCCCCTACGGCCGCCAGGACTTCGGCTCCTTCACCCTGCTGGCCCGGCTCACCGTCGACATCCCCGACCACGACCTGTCCGCCGTCTCCGGCTACCGCCGCACCCTCGACCTCGCCCAGGGCGTGAACGAGACGTCGTACGTCCGCTCCGGCGTGACCTACCGGCGCCAGATCTTCGCCAGTCATCCCGACGACGTCATCGTCCTGCACTTCGGCCAGAGCGGAGGAGGCCGCTACACCGGCACGATCACGCTGGAGGGAACCCATGGCGAGGAGCCCGCGGTCTCCTTCGGCGCCACCCTCCCGAACGGCCTGAGATACGGGGCCGCGATCGCGGCGTACGGCTCCGGCGGCAGCGTCACCGTCGAGGGCCCGCGCATCGGCTTCACCGGGTGCAGGGAGCTCACCGTCGTCCTGAGCGGGGGCACCGACTACGCGCCCGACGCCGCCGCGCACTTCCGTGACCCGTCCCTCGACCCGCACAAGCTCGCACGTGCCAAGGTCCGCGCCGCCGCCCGGCACTCGGCGAACACCCTGCTGCACACCCACACCGCCGACCATCACGCCCTGTTCGGGCAGTTGGACGTCTCGCTCGGCACCTCCTCCGCCGAGCAGCGTTCCCTCGACACCTGGGAGCGCCTGCGCGCACGCGCCAGGGACGGAGTGCCCGACCCCGAACTGGAGGCCCAGTACCTGCAGTTCGGCCGCTACCTGATGATCGCGGGATCACGCGGCAGCCTCCCGCTGGGCCTCCAGGGACTCTGGCTCGACGGCAACGACCCGGACTGGATGGGCGACTACCACACCGACATCAACATCCAGATGAACTACTGGGCGGCCGACCGGACCGGCCTGTCCCCGTGCTTCGACACGTTCACCGACTACTGCCTCGCCCAGCTCCCGTCCTGGACCGATCTCACCCGCAGGCTGTTCAACGACCCCCGCAACCGCTACCGCAACTCCACGGGGAAGAACGCCGGCTGGACGGTCGCCATCTCCACCAACCCCTTCGGCGGAGGCGGCTGGTGGTGGCATCCGGCGGGCAACGCCTGGCTGTGCAACTCCCTTTGGGAGCACTACGAGTTCACCGCCTCCCGCGCCCATCTGGAGAAGATCTACCCCCTCCTGAGAGGCGCCTGCGAGTTCTGGGAGGCGCGGCTGCTGACCACGACTCTCCCGGGCACCTCACGGGAGGTCCTGATCGCCGACAGCGACTGGTCGCCCGAGCACGGCCCGCTCGACGCCAAGGGCATCACCTACGCCCAGGAACTCGTGTGGGCGCTGTTCGGCAACTACTGCACGGCCGCGGCCGAGTTGAGGAAGGACGCGGAGTTCGCCGCCACGATCGCCGGCCTCCGCAAGCGCCTCCACCTCCCCCAGGTCAGCCCCACCACGGGCTGGCTGGAGGAGTGGATGTCCCCCGACAACCTCGGCGAGACCACCCACCGCCACCTGTCGCCGCTCGTCGGTCTCTTCCCCGGCGACCGCATCCGCCCCGACGGCTCCACCCCGGCCGACCTCGTCGAGGGTGCCACCGCCCTGCTCACCGCACGCGGCATGGAGAGCTTCGGCTGGGCCAACGCCTGGCGCGCTCTGTGCTGGGCCCGCCTCAAGAACGCCGACAAGGCCTACCAGCTGGTGGTCAACAACCTCCGGCCCTCCGGCGGAGGCAGCAACGGCACCGCCTTCAACCTCTTCGACATCTACCAGGTGGAACAGGGCCGCGGAATCTTTCAGATCGACGCGAATCTGGGTACCCCTGCAGCGATGATCGAGATGCTGCTCTACTCCCGCCCCGGCCACCTGGAACTCCTGCCCGCCCTGCCCGACGCCTGGGCCGCCTCCGGCTCCCTCACGGGAGCAAGAGCACGCGGCGGCTTCGTCGTGGATCTACGCTGGCGGGATGGGAAACCGACCGAAGCACGGATCCGCAGCGCCGGAGGCCGCACCACGACGGTCGCGTACGCGGGAAGCGCCCGCACGGTGACACTGAAGCCGGGCGCCACGGTCACCCTGAAGGGCTTCGACCGATGA
- a CDS encoding SGNH/GDSL hydrolase family protein: MRRRTARGARLLAVTVAAAALQATPAPAAVSPPDGVITWGTSAYPIGDSAADRGYRMVVHTSVGGTDPRIRLSNAFGHQPVTFDSVYAGLQLKDAELVRGTNRPLTFDGSSSVTVEPGATVYSDPLSGRLAAGSNLVVSLHTPDAAGPVTGHWMALQTSYATQGDHTAEESGAHWTEGIGSWFYLDAVSVRTPAATGAVVALGDSITDGWHSTGDHNRRWPDYLARRLQKAHTTVRGVANEGISGNKVLADGAGPSALNRLDRDVLSQPGVHTVFLFEGVNDLKAHTGVTAPDLIAGYREIVDRAHDAGKCVVVSTIAPFKGWPEWDPAAEAVRQEVNDFIRSHGDEFDAVTDFDRVLRSPYDHERILPVFDGGDHIHPNDKGMQAMADSVDLNSLDCAHR, translated from the coding sequence ATGAGGCGCCGGACGGCCCGAGGGGCCCGGCTCCTCGCGGTCACGGTCGCGGCCGCCGCACTCCAGGCCACGCCCGCACCGGCCGCCGTCAGCCCGCCGGACGGAGTGATCACCTGGGGCACGAGCGCCTACCCCATCGGAGACTCGGCGGCCGACCGCGGCTACCGCATGGTCGTGCACACCAGCGTCGGCGGCACCGACCCGCGCATCCGGCTCTCCAACGCGTTCGGCCACCAGCCGGTCACCTTCGACAGCGTCTACGCCGGTCTCCAGCTGAAGGACGCCGAGCTGGTGCGCGGCACCAACCGGCCGCTCACCTTCGACGGGTCCTCCTCCGTCACCGTGGAACCCGGCGCCACGGTGTACAGCGACCCCTTGTCCGGCAGGCTGGCCGCCGGGTCGAACCTGGTCGTCAGCCTCCACACCCCGGACGCGGCGGGCCCGGTCACCGGCCACTGGATGGCCCTGCAGACGTCGTACGCCACCCAGGGCGACCACACCGCCGAGGAGAGCGGCGCCCACTGGACCGAAGGAATCGGGTCGTGGTTCTACCTCGACGCGGTCTCGGTGCGCACGCCCGCGGCCACCGGTGCCGTGGTCGCACTCGGCGACTCCATCACCGACGGCTGGCACTCCACCGGCGACCACAACCGCCGTTGGCCCGACTACCTCGCCCGCCGCCTCCAGAAGGCCCACACCACGGTCAGGGGCGTGGCCAACGAGGGGATCTCCGGCAACAAGGTGCTGGCCGACGGCGCCGGGCCGAGCGCCCTGAACCGGCTGGACCGGGACGTCCTCTCCCAGCCGGGCGTGCACACCGTGTTCCTCTTCGAGGGGGTCAACGACCTCAAGGCCCACACCGGTGTCACCGCACCGGATCTGATCGCCGGCTACCGCGAGATCGTCGACCGGGCCCACGACGCCGGCAAGTGCGTGGTCGTCTCCACCATCGCCCCCTTCAAGGGCTGGCCGGAATGGGACCCGGCCGCCGAGGCCGTACGGCAGGAGGTCAACGACTTCATCAGGAGCCACGGCGACGAGTTCGACGCGGTCACCGACTTCGACCGCGTCCTGCGCAGCCCCTACGACCACGAACGGATACTCCCCGTCTTCGACGGCGGTGACCACATCCACCCCAACGACAAGGGCATGCAGGCGATGGCGGACTCCGTCGACCTGAACAGCCTGGACTGCGCACACCGCTGA